Part of the Leptolyngbya sp. BL0902 genome, ACTCATCCTGCCATGCCCCAGACCATGCTACCCCAGCCCAAACCGCCCCAAACCTACTGGCAAAGCCTGCGGGATCCCCACTATGCCCCCACGGCGCTGCGGGTAGCCCTGGTAATTGGCACCCTTCTGTTCACGATTAACCATGGCGTGGCCCTCTGGCAGGGGCAAATGACCCGCCAGCGCTGGTTCTCTGCCGCCTTGACCTATGTTGTACCCTACTGCGTAAGCATCCACGGCCAACACAGCCGCTCCGCTCGCCCTCGCCCTCGGCCTTAAATTCCCGTTCACCCGCTCTAGGCGGGTCTAGGGCGGCGGCGGCGGGGCAGGGCCGTAACGTATCATTTGAATAAGGTGAGGATGCACGACCGAATTGCGCCATGATGGCCAACTAATCTGGAAACCGCCCGAATGAACCCCTGCTGGAGGGAACAGTTACCCATGGTTAGCATTCAGCTTCGGCAATTAGATGTACCACCGGGGCAGCGGTTGGTGCTGCGCGATGTCAGTTGGGCCGAATTTAACGCCATTTTGGAGGAACTGGGCGAACAGCGCAGCACCCGCATTGCCTATGACCACGGACTGTTAGAGATTATGGCCCCCTTACCTGAACACGAATACTTCAAACAGTCTCTTAGTATTGCCATTGAAGATATTAGTGAAGAACTTGATTTAGACTACGAAAGCTATGGGTCTACCACCTGGAAAAAACAGGCGGAGCAGGCTGGCATAGAACCCGATAATTGCTTTTATGTACAAAATGAAGCCTTGGTACGTGGCAAACTCACCCTAGATTTAGACCAGGATCCGCCCCCAGATTTAGCCTTAGAAATTGACCTCACCAGCAAATCAATTCATCGGTTTCCTATCTATGCACGGCTAGGGATACCCGAAATTTGGTGCTACGACCAAGGCCAACTCACGGTTTATCTGCTGCAATCGGGAGCGTATCAACCTGCCGCCCAAAGTCTGGTGTTTCCAACCCTTAAGGTGCAGGAATTACCTGGTTTAATTGAAGCCCATCGTACCCAAGGACGGCTGGCCCTACGGCGGGCGGTGAGAGCCTGGGTGAGGGATCAGATTCAGTAACGATCCTCGGCACAAGGGGAACCAGGGTTTGAATCACCCTGTTGAGCCAATCTTTTGAACTACCACAAAGCGCTTGTAGAAAAAGACTTGGTCTTGGGCGTGGAGGCGATGGGCCAGATCCTCTAGAGTTTGCCAGTGGGAAGAATTGGGCGGACAGATACGGTCGCTGAGTCGATTCCAAAAGGCCATTTTTGCCCTAGGAGCGGCGTGGTGGTGCAGGGTTTCTAGCACCGTTTGAAAGTGTGATTCGGACATATATTCAAACACATTGCTGAGGTTGAAACGGTCGATGGGCTGGTCATTTCGGCTCAGGAAATCCTCTAATGAGGTGGTGTGCCACTCTAGGCGATCTAGGTTTTGGCGGATGGGTTCAAAATTTTCGGGACGCAGGGCGTAGGGCAGCACAGTATCGTAACCACCGAGGACAATCCAGTGTAGGTAAGGGTTTTGGGCGGGGTCGAGGGCGGTGAGGGCGTAGCGGGTGCGCCCTAGCAGGTGTTCGGCCAAGGACTGATCGCCATAGCGGAGAAATTCCGGGTCGGTGCCCAAATGGCCCAATGTGAACCGTGAAAAGAAGGCTCGAAATAGCCAACGCCAGCGCCAGCCCTCCCACTGATTGGCGTACCAATTTTCGCGTTCTGTGGGGGAAAGTCCCTTGAAAATCGGTTGCCACACCTGGGGAGAATGCACTAAAGGCAACACCCAACGGCGAAAGAGGGCCAGATAGCGCTCGAATTTGCCGCTGTGCAAAATGCCTTGGGCGATGGCCTTCGGGTGGCTGTCCCAAAATTTCCTAGCGGGGGGCGAGAGTTCCTTTCGGCAGCGCTGGTAAAGCTCTGCCCGCAAAGATCTCAGGGTTCTCAAAAATCCCTGGGATCTGGCTCCCAGCAGCATCAGCATTTCGCCATGGCTCAAGCACCGAAAGGCGGCAACTTTCAGTTCTAAACAAGCGATTTGGGCGGGGCTGAGGTCTACCGCAATCACCCGCTGGGGGCCACGGCTGAGCAAGGCCAAGGTATTGTCGCCACCGGAGGCGATGGAAAGGCAGGTGTGGTGGGGCTGCACTGCCAGGGCCTCTAGCAAAATGTCGGCATCTTCCCAGCACTGGGCATAGCGCAAGTGGTCGAAGCGAGTGTGGCGTTCAATTTCGCTGGGCATGGGGTGATTCTACCGTTTCGGCGGGGGGAGATTGGGCCTAAGACTCAGGCGAAATGCGCTGCACCCGTCCCGTGCGGCCATCCACCGCCACCCAGTCACCCTCTTTCAGCAGGGTCGTCACGTTGGGGAGGTCGCTCACCATCGGCAGGCCCAATTCTCGCGCCACAATCGCCACATGGGAGAGCACACTGCCCCGCTCCACCAGAAGCCCCTGGGCATGGGGGAATAGCAGCACCCAACCCGGATCGGTGGAGGTGGCCACCAAGATTTGGGGTTCCTGATTTTCCTTGGGTGCCCCCTGCCGCTGAAGCCATTGGCGCGGATGGCTCACCAAACACACCCGCCCCTGCACCATCCCCGGCGCACAGCCCGTGCCCTGCCAGGTGTCGTTGCTATCGGTAACTTGTGAGATCCCTAAATCCGTGGAGAGTTCTGCCTCGAAGCTGGGTACCGATGGGGACGACAGTCCCAAACTCGGCAGGCCGAAGGTTTCGAGCCGTCGGGGCAAGGCCGGAGCTGCGAGGTGCTGCTGATACTGGGCTTGGCGAACGCTGACTAAGCCGCGCAAATCCAGCGTGGTGGCGGTGCCTTCCACTAATCCCATGATTTCCTCGACTTCTAGGAAAAAGATGTCGGCGGGATCATCCAGCCAGTCCAGCGCATAAAACCGTTTACCCAGTTCCACAAACACGCGCCGAGCTTGGCCGAAGACACGGGTTCGCTCGAAGCGTAGATTTTCCCGATTGCGGACGAGGCGGCGAGTGTTGTGTAGCACCCAGCGGAAGAGGATGGCCCTAACGCCCAGAACCTTGGCCCTCACCTCCAGGTCTTTGGCCCTCACCCCCGGCCCCTCTCCCACGGGGAGAGGGGAGTTAGATGGGAGAAGATCGTTAGAACAGTGAGTATTTTCTGTCCGGCCTCCCCCTCGCCCTTGGGGAGAGGGGGACTGAGGGGGTGAGGGCTTCTTCTGCGCCATGTAGCCCACGGTTCGCAGCAGGGGCAGCGGGTCGTCGGAGAGGGTAGGGCTTTCGAGTTTGAGTTCTTCTAGGCAGCGGTCGCCAAATTTGGCCAAATACTGCTGATAGGCGGCGGCTAGGGGTGGAATGGTCTTCAAAGTGCGCTGAATCTCGGCCAGAGAGCCGTTGCAGAATACGTTGATGGATTCGGGATAATCGGCCAACATTGCCGCCATTTCCGTTATGCGCTGGGCGGGTTCGGTGCTGATGATGTCGCCCGTTAGGCTGATTAGGGTATTCTGCAATGCTCCGGTGGTGTCGTCGTACCAACGAGTCACCAGTTTTTTGAGAACACCATAGAAAATCATGGCGAAGAAATCGTTAATCAGCGGTGCGTCCCAGTGGGTGAGGAGTTCGCCTTCGATGCGGCGATAGATTTTTACCAGTTCGTCGGGCCGTTGGTCGGGCAGGGTGGCCAGTTGGTCGGCAGTCATCAGCACTCGACCGAGCCGCTGGTGGTAGCGCTGGATGCGGCGATTGAGGGTGGCATAGTTGGTCAAAATGCGCCCGGTAGACCAGGCCAGCCGCAGGGCATCGGCGGCGGGATGGGTCTGATTTTGGCGGCGAATATCGGCCATCACGGCATCGGGCAAACCCTGCTGCACCCCCAGCATTTGCTCTAAAAACCGCGCATTTAGCCGATATCCCGGCAAAAACGTCAGTACCCGATACCAGCTCAGCAGATTGTAGTAAATTCGCCCCTGCAAGAAGCCAATCATGGTCTGAAACACCTGGCGATGCTGGGCAATCACCCCATCGGGCACCCCCATAAAGCGGCAAAACTGCTGATATACCTCGGTATAGGCCTTGCGGGCAAAGGAAAAGGTCAGGGGCGTGGTGACGCCGCTGTAGCTTTCCACAATGTTGCTGTTGTCCCACAGGCCATAGGTGCCGTCGGGGTCGGGTTGAGTGGCCAGGGTAGTGATGGGACGGGCTTGCAGGAGGTAGAGGTTGGCGGCCCTCACCCTAAATCCCTCTCCCAAGTTGGGAGAGGGACTTTGAAAAGTTTCCGGCTCCCCTTCTCCCCTAGTGGGAGAAGGGGTTGGGGGATGAGGGGGTTCTTCCACCCAAGCCCACTCAATATCCTGGGGGCGGGATTGGTGGTGGCTGATTTTTTGGGCCAGTTGGGCGATGTCGAGGATTTGGCTATCGGTCAGCACCGCCCGCTGCTGGGCCTCGGCGGGGACGGGTTCCCAAGTGAGATTCCCCGATGTGTCGATTCGCTGCTGCTGAGTTTGCAGAGCTAGACGACGTTCGAGAATTTGCCCCTCTCGGCTGACGAGGTACGTATCTCCCACCACATCCCCATTCACCAAGGCCGCAGAGAGACCGTAGACTGCTTGGATAACCGTTACCCCTCGCCTGCCGCTGATCGGATCGGCACTGAAGGCCACCCCTGCCGCGACGGGGTTGAGCATGAGCTGAATCAACACGGCGGGCGGTTGTAAGTGGGTGCTAGTCGCTGATGTTTGAAGACTCGACACCTCGGTATCTGAGGTTTCTGAGTTCGGGGAATCCTGAGCCTGACGATAGGCTTGCAGCGATTCGGAAAAGGCAGATTGCCAAACCTTGAGAATGGCGCTTTCCAAGTCCGCCAACGCGACACCGAGGACAGTCTCTAACTGTCCGGCGTAGCTTTGCTGGGTGCCATCCTCCGCCAAGGCCGATGAGCGCACGGCCCACCGTTGTTCTGGCGCTTCTATGGCTTTTAGACACCGCCGTACCTCGGCTATCACCGCTGGAGCGATGTGGGTTGGGATGTGGTCGTTGGTCAGGGTGAGGGCATCCCGGTGATCCAGCGGCAACGAAGCCCAAAAGGCCTGGGGCAAGAGAACAACCCCCGGTAGCACTGGGAAATGGGCCTGGGCTAGGTGCGCTAAGGTCGCGGCCTTGCCGCCCAGGGGAGGAAGGGAGTTGGGCGGCGGGGTTTGTTCGGGACTCAACCAGACGCAGTACAGCATAGCGGTCAGGGGTAGGACACAGCAGCCATCAGACTCATTCTGAGGGCTACCGTGGTCTTGGAGTGGGCGGGGTGGCCCAGAAGCCTCACTGGCTGTCCGTCATCCGCACGGGCACCTGGTGATCTTGGAGGTAGTGCTTCACCTCGGCAACGGTTAACTGGCCATAGTGCAGCAGGGAGGCCAACAGGGCGGCTTCGGCTTTACCCTCGGTGAGGGCTTCGTAGATATGCTGGCAGTTGCCCGCCCCACCGGAGGCAATTACGGGCACGGGCACCCGGTCGGCAATGGTGCGGGTGAGTTCTAGGTCGTAGCCCGCTTGGGTGCCGTCGGCGTCCATGCTGGTGACGAGCAGTTCCCCAGCCCCCCGGTTCACCATTTCCTCGGCCCAGGCGATGGCGTCGAGGCCCGTGTTTTCTCTTCCGCCGCGCACGTAGACATCCCAGCCCGGATTGGCGGGATCGGGCCGACGACGGGCATCAATGGCGACGACGATGCACTGGGAACCAAAGCGGTCGCTGGCTTCTTGGACAAATTCTGGCCGCTTCACCGCCGCCGAGTTAATGCTGACCTTATCGGCCCCGGCCCGCAGCAGCTTTTTGATGGTATCGAGGTTGCTGATGCCGCCGCCCACCGTCAGCGGAATGAACACCTGCTCCGCCGTTTGGTAGACCACATCAATGATGATGTCTCGGTCTTCGTGGGTGGCGGTGATATCTAGAAACACCAGCTCATCGGCTCCGGCTTCGTTGTATGCCTGGGCTAGCTCAACGGGATCGCCCGCATCGCGTAGATCGACAAAATTAACTCCCTTCACCACCCGTCCCGCCTTCACATCCAGGCAAGGAAGAATTCGTTTTGCCAGCATTGCCCTTTCCGCCACCGACGCATTACCCATTCACGATAGATCATTAGGGGGCAAGCGCTGATAAACTGTGTCTTGGTTTTATCGTGACGTAAGCAGTTGGAGCCGTTGATTGCCATGGCTTTAGAGATCGGCCAGAAAGTGAAAATTGTCCGCCTGAGAGATCGTGTTTCCTCCGATGTTGCGGGCCGCCTCGGTAAAAGCGGTACCATCAGCAACTTCAAAGTGGTGGATGGCCGTGGGATCGGCGTGGTAGTGGAATTTGACGACAAGTACGCCACCTGGTTCTTTGAAGACGAGCTATCTCCCGCCTAGGCTAGGTTTTCACCCATTTTGAGAGCATTTGACTGGATTTCGCCTAGATAACGTCCACAATCAGGCCAAATCTCTAGAGCAAGGGGCTTAAGCCCCTTGTTTTGTATCGTCCCCTAAGATGGACGTCGCCCAAATCCCCTAGCCTTGCAGGGTGGGCACCGCCCACCATCCGCGCTACCTTGCTAAGTAGGATGGCTAAATTAAAATTAATTTTGGCTCTGGGTTTCGACTGCGCTCAACCCTTTTGCTGCTTGGCGTGGGGGCCTTGAGCGAAGTTGAAAGGCGTTTTACTACGGCTGGTTTCAGTGGGCATTGCCCACCCCACGGTTGGTCACATCCGCATCTACGTCCTTTAGCGTCTTTGAGCAGTTATGGCAAAAATTCTGACCTTCCTCGGCAAAGGCGGCTGCGGCAGCACCACCATGGCCATTGCCACCGCAAAGCAACTGGCAGGATCGGGCCAACGGGTGTTGCTGATGATCCAGGATGTGACGCCGGGGCCAGCCATTTTGCTGGGGCAGACGCTCAGCGCCGAGCCGACTGTGATCAGCTCCAACCTCACGGCGGTGCAGATGCACAGCGCCACCCAGCTAGAGGCCAGTTGGCAAACCCTGAAAGACCTGGAACGCCAATATCTGCGGACGCCCTTCTTGAAGGATGTCTACGGTCAGGAATTGGGGGTGCTGCCGGGGATGGATCAGGCGTTGTCGCTGAACGCCCTGCGCGAGTACGACGCCAGCGGCCAGTACGACGTGATTATCTACGATGGCACCGGGGGCATGG contains:
- the nrtS gene encoding nitrate/nitrite transporter NrtS; amino-acid sequence: MPQTMLPQPKPPQTYWQSLRDPHYAPTALRVALVIGTLLFTINHGVALWQGQMTRQRWFSAALTYVVPYCVSIHGQHSRSARPRPRP
- a CDS encoding Uma2 family endonuclease, which codes for MVSIQLRQLDVPPGQRLVLRDVSWAEFNAILEELGEQRSTRIAYDHGLLEIMAPLPEHEYFKQSLSIAIEDISEELDLDYESYGSTTWKKQAEQAGIEPDNCFYVQNEALVRGKLTLDLDQDPPPDLALEIDLTSKSIHRFPIYARLGIPEIWCYDQGQLTVYLLQSGAYQPAAQSLVFPTLKVQELPGLIEAHRTQGRLALRRAVRAWVRDQIQ
- a CDS encoding DUF3419 family protein; the protein is MPSEIERHTRFDHLRYAQCWEDADILLEALAVQPHHTCLSIASGGDNTLALLSRGPQRVIAVDLSPAQIACLELKVAAFRCLSHGEMLMLLGARSQGFLRTLRSLRAELYQRCRKELSPPARKFWDSHPKAIAQGILHSGKFERYLALFRRWVLPLVHSPQVWQPIFKGLSPTERENWYANQWEGWRWRWLFRAFFSRFTLGHLGTDPEFLRYGDQSLAEHLLGRTRYALTALDPAQNPYLHWIVLGGYDTVLPYALRPENFEPIRQNLDRLEWHTTSLEDFLSRNDQPIDRFNLSNVFEYMSESHFQTVLETLHHHAAPRAKMAFWNRLSDRICPPNSSHWQTLEDLAHRLHAQDQVFFYKRFVVVQKIGSTG
- a CDS encoding PEP/pyruvate-binding domain-containing protein, with the protein product MLYCVWLSPEQTPPPNSLPPLGGKAATLAHLAQAHFPVLPGVVLLPQAFWASLPLDHRDALTLTNDHIPTHIAPAVIAEVRRCLKAIEAPEQRWAVRSSALAEDGTQQSYAGQLETVLGVALADLESAILKVWQSAFSESLQAYRQAQDSPNSETSDTEVSSLQTSATSTHLQPPAVLIQLMLNPVAAGVAFSADPISGRRGVTVIQAVYGLSAALVNGDVVGDTYLVSREGQILERRLALQTQQQRIDTSGNLTWEPVPAEAQQRAVLTDSQILDIAQLAQKISHHQSRPQDIEWAWVEEPPHPPTPSPTRGEGEPETFQSPSPNLGEGFRVRAANLYLLQARPITTLATQPDPDGTYGLWDNSNIVESYSGVTTPLTFSFARKAYTEVYQQFCRFMGVPDGVIAQHRQVFQTMIGFLQGRIYYNLLSWYRVLTFLPGYRLNARFLEQMLGVQQGLPDAVMADIRRQNQTHPAADALRLAWSTGRILTNYATLNRRIQRYHQRLGRVLMTADQLATLPDQRPDELVKIYRRIEGELLTHWDAPLINDFFAMIFYGVLKKLVTRWYDDTTGALQNTLISLTGDIISTEPAQRITEMAAMLADYPESINVFCNGSLAEIQRTLKTIPPLAAAYQQYLAKFGDRCLEELKLESPTLSDDPLPLLRTVGYMAQKKPSPPQSPSPQGRGGGRTENTHCSNDLLPSNSPLPVGEGPGVRAKDLEVRAKVLGVRAILFRWVLHNTRRLVRNRENLRFERTRVFGQARRVFVELGKRFYALDWLDDPADIFFLEVEEIMGLVEGTATTLDLRGLVSVRQAQYQQHLAAPALPRRLETFGLPSLGLSSPSVPSFEAELSTDLGISQVTDSNDTWQGTGCAPGMVQGRVCLVSHPRQWLQRQGAPKENQEPQILVATSTDPGWVLLFPHAQGLLVERGSVLSHVAIVARELGLPMVSDLPNVTTLLKEGDWVAVDGRTGRVQRISPES
- the hisF gene encoding imidazole glycerol phosphate synthase subunit HisF; translation: MLAKRILPCLDVKAGRVVKGVNFVDLRDAGDPVELAQAYNEAGADELVFLDITATHEDRDIIIDVVYQTAEQVFIPLTVGGGISNLDTIKKLLRAGADKVSINSAAVKRPEFVQEASDRFGSQCIVVAIDARRRPDPANPGWDVYVRGGRENTGLDAIAWAEEMVNRGAGELLVTSMDADGTQAGYDLELTRTIADRVPVPVIASGGAGNCQHIYEALTEGKAEAALLASLLHYGQLTVAEVKHYLQDHQVPVRMTDSQ
- a CDS encoding DUF2862 domain-containing protein, which produces MALEIGQKVKIVRLRDRVSSDVAGRLGKSGTISNFKVVDGRGIGVVVEFDDKYATWFFEDELSPA